The Candidatus Coatesbacteria bacterium genome segment CATCTCCTCGGGTGTCTCGAGGGGGTGACCCTCCTGGTCGCGCTTGAGGTAGCGGCGTTCGAGGACGGTGACGGCGTTGTCGGACAGCTTCAGCGGCATAATCGGGTCTCCCGGTGCTTGATTGGGTCTGCTGCGAAAAAAGATGACGGGACGGCGGTTCCCGCTGGGGGAGACGGCCGTCCCGGTGTTACTTCTTACCCTTGCCGCTGGAACTGCTCGTCGTCGGCTTGGGGGTCTTCTTTTTCTTCTTGCCCGGCATGCTCATTCCCCCCTTTCGCCTGCGCCACAGGGCGGGAATGCCGGACCACCGGCGATGTCGGCGGAGTGAAGGCGCTGTAACGGCGCTCGGGGGTCCACTCCGCCCGACCGTATTATCCCACAAAACTTTTTTTCGTCAAGTTGTTTTTTGCGGTCGCTCTCCCGGTTCGAGTATCGCATCCCTTTAGCATTCCAGACGATACGACTAGGATGCTATAAAACTCTGAACTAAACCGACTAACTAAACCGACTAACTAAACCATGAACACGGTCAGCACCAGGGCGGCCAGCCCCGTGACGAAGGCTCCGGCCCAGAGTAGCAGGCCCACACGCCAGCTTCGCCGTAAACGCGCCAGATAGCCCTCCAGGGCGCTGATGCGGATCGGGATCGTGTCGTCCTTGCCCGTCAGGCTCGGCGCGGCGGTCAACAGGCCGTACAGGCAGGCGGCCAGCGAGCCCAGCAGACTCAAAGCCCCGAGGACAACCAGTGCCAGACAGACGGGACAGTCCCGCGCCGCTCCGATGTAGAAGACCGCGGCCATCGCCGCCAGCAAAAGTCCGGCGCCGTCGAGGATCAGCAGCAGACGCAGGCGGCCCTCGAAGACGGCCAGCCGGGTCAGCCGCAGCTCGAGCTCAGGGTCGTTACGCTCGGCCCGGCGCTCCAGCAGCGGCGCCAGGCGTACCAGATAGGGCAGCGTCCGCTGCAGGTAGACGAGGAGTTTTTTCCAGAGCTCGGGCATCGACGATCCAGCGAAAAAGAGTGGAGATTAAGTTTGGGATCATCACAGAAGCCGAACATCAGCTGTTGCAGTTGGGTTCTTCCAGCGGCGTAAACGGCTCTGTCATCCCGCCACCGACGAGGGGAACAATGTGGCGGGCAAGAGCGGGTCGGAATACCGGCACGTCAACCGTCCCAGTTGCAGCTACCGCTATCACTACCGCCGCGGCGCGGGTCGCCAAGGACCTGGACAGCCGGCGCAATACGGCTTATCGCTACTGCAAGAGAATCCGCCGGCGCCTCACCGCCGCTCGCCAGGCCGCGCTGGACTCTATCGTCTACACCGATGGCTACAAGGCCTATAACAAGCTTCACTCAACGGCTTCCACCACAGGCGCATCAATCAGGACAAGACACTGGTTGACGGCAAAGTGCATATCAACGGCCTCGAGAGCTTCCGGGGCTACGCCAAGCGCCGCCAAAAAGCCCACCATGGAGGATTCAAGCTTAACCACAGACTGTTGATCACTGAAAGGTCGTTCAGCTTCAACCATCGAGACGACGAAAACGCGCTTACTACCTCAGGAGTAGACTTCGCGCTTGGTCATAATCAGGTGATAACCCTTGAAGTTTCGTTGTAAAGCGACTGCCGGAACGTTGGCGGTGGACCCGGTCGGCGCTTCATTGAAGATGACGGGCTCGTCGTCCTGTTATCCGGCATCGTCGCCCGCCGAGACCTAGCCCTTAACCGCAGCAGAGAACCCCGAAGACCAGCCCTTCGCCCGGCATCCTTTCCGACGCCGGCGCTGCACACCCGCGCTATCTGCAAGCGGGACACAGCGTTTCAGGCCGCCTGCCGGCAGCGAAGATGGCGCGGGAAAATCACCGCACCGCCAGCAGTTTGTGCACCTGGGGGATCAGCCGCACGTCGTGCTGGAGCCGCGAGGCCCGGATCAGCGTCTCCAAAAGCTCCGGGCCGGAGAGGTCGGGCAGGCCGCCGGGGCCGTGGACGGGCTGCAGGATTACGCCGACGCCGGGCGCGGCGCCCCGAGCCAGCTCGAGGCCGGCGACCAGCTCCTCCCAGCTCGAATCCCGGCCGAAGATGACCTTGAGCGACAGCTCGACGCCGGCCGCCACGCAGAGCTCCAGGGAGCGCCGGGTCGCGGCGGAGAGGTCCCGGCCGGCCAGGCTCGGCGGCTTGACGTCGCAGGAGACGGCGGCGCAGTAAGGCAGGAGCCGCTCCAACTCCGCGGGCAAGGCGCCCGAGTACTCGAGGTGGACCGGCAGGCCGAGGTCGGCCTCGACGCCCGGCAGCAGCTCCAGCAGGAAGTCGGTATGCAACAGCGGCTCGCCGCCGGTCAGGGCCAGTCGGCGGTGGCCGGGGAAGGCCTCGTGCAGCCGCCGCAGCAGCTCCAGGACCGTCGCCGCGCCCAGGGGGTTCTCGTAAGCCCGCTGGACGCCGGAGCCCGGCGGGTCCTCGACCAGACAGGGCCGTGTCGGATCCGTCGGCGTGTCGCAGTACACGCACTCCAACGGGCAGCCCGCCGTGCGTAAAAAGAGCTGCCGCTCGCCCACACGGGGGCCTTCCCCGGCCAGGGAGCTGAAGACCTCGGCGATGGGGGCGCGCAGCTCGCTCATCCCTACCCGACTCCCAGTCAGAGTCCACCGTCGTCGCTTACAGCACATCTTGGGGCTGCCGGTCTAGTATACCACTAGATGGAGGGGTGTCAATGGTATATCGCGGGTAAATCTGACTGTCGAGGCGGGGGCGGGTTCGGCGCAGCGGGCGGGGAAGGCAACAGCGCCTGTATTAAGACAGTTTGTCAATCGTCTTGTCTGAGCTGTCTGGGCGGACCCTTGGTCCGCCCGTGATTGATCGGCTCGGGGTAAGGAGCCACCGACCGGCGGCTAGATTGCCTTACACCGCCGCGGGCGCTCCCTAACGCTGCGAAGGCCAACAGACACGAGGCCCGGCGCGCTTGTTGCGCCGGGTTTGACGCTGCTCAAACCCGGCTTGCAAGAAGCGTGCCGGGCCGGCGGGCCGCCGGGATGGCTGGGCGGGATTATCCGCCGCCGACGGCTCGTGTATCGTCGAGCCCCGCCTGGATTCGACCCAACTCCAACCAAGACAAAGGGCCGGCGCAAACGACCGACCTTCGACAGGTTAAGAAAACTCGTCCCGGACTACTCCGCCCGGACCAGGTGCGGGGTGACGAAGATCAGCAGCTCCCGGGTCTCCTCGGAGTCCGTCGAGCTCTTGAACAGCAGTCCGATGACGGGGATGCTCGACAGCAGCGGCACGCCGGTCTGGACGGATTCGTTCTTGCGCCGCAGCAGACCGCCGATGACGCCGGTCTCGCCGTTGCGCAGCAGGATCGAGGTCGAGGCCTCGGTGGTGTCGACCTGGAACTCGAGACCGGGGGCGGGGGTACTGGACATCTCGCTGATCTCGGGCTGGATGTCCAGGGTGATCTCGTTGACGGAGTTGACGTGGGGGGTGACGGCGAGCTTGATGCCGACCTCGTAGAACTCGGTGT includes the following:
- a CDS encoding radical SAM protein; the encoded protein is MCCKRRRWTLTGSRVGMSELRAPIAEVFSSLAGEGPRVGERQLFLRTAGCPLECVYCDTPTDPTRPCLVEDPPGSGVQRAYENPLGAATVLELLRRLHEAFPGHRRLALTGGEPLLHTDFLLELLPGVEADLGLPVHLEYSGALPAELERLLPYCAAVSCDVKPPSLAGRDLSAATRRSLELCVAAGVELSLKVIFGRDSSWEELVAGLELARGAAPGVGVILQPVHGPGGLPDLSGPELLETLIRASRLQHDVRLIPQVHKLLAVR